One Megalopta genalis isolate 19385.01 chromosome 5, iyMegGena1_principal, whole genome shotgun sequence DNA window includes the following coding sequences:
- the LOC117220460 gene encoding fatty-acid amide hydrolase 2-A has translation MKIFAILILLWSHFQSIVCRYMFPIIHMFKPPPLPPITNSLLKQSASTLAKKVRNQELSSQTLVRACIDRIEEVNPFLNAIVEDRFEEALAEAKKCDAMLKSGEVNAVTLEKEKPLFGVPVTIKESLSLNGMSCAGGNLANEGRKAPKNSAIVDMVLNAGAIPLCITNTSELCCSIHSSNVLTGVTKNPYDTRLSPGGSSGGEGALLASGGSVLGFGSDLLGSIRVPSLFNGVFGHKPSPGIISNEGHFPYSTDPTFMKMLVVGPMAKHATDLRFAMKILTPNLSQTLRLDEPINLKTIRVFYLEQFDSICGINDTTQDIKDKIKDAVRYLNGIGVHVEELPQDYVKNMYLQFMATFGDIKFPTVVETPKGDMAAPSVVEYHKGWFGLSKYSAQLSLTRMVVEANGFMSSQDVQEVLAEREFLRKKLDTLLDERTAIIMPTYAQPTTYPAEIVLQTDCAVYCAFCNFMYCPATHVPMGLNEDDLPVGFQVVAACNQDRICLTIAEELERAFGGWVPPPS, from the exons ATGAAGATATTTGCGATTTTGATATTGCTATGGTCGCACTTCCAGAGCATTGTGTGCAGATATATGTTTCCGATAATTCACATGTTCAAACCGCCTCCATTACCACCGATCACCAATTCGTTATTGAAACAGAGTGCCAGCACATTGGCTAAGAAAGTCAGAAACCAAGAG CTGTCCAGCCAAACCCTAGTGCGAGCATGCATCGACCGAATCGAAGAGGTGAATCCTTTCCTGAACGCAATAGTCGAGGACCGATTCGAAGAGGCGCTGGCAGAAGCGAAGAAGTGCGACGCGATGCTGAAGAGCGGAGAAGTGAACGCTGTCACGCTCGAGAAGGAGAAGCCGCTTTTCGGCGTGCCCGTCACCATCAAAGAGAGCTTGAGCCTGAACG GTATGAGCTGCGCAGGTGGCAACTTGGCTAACGAAGGTCGAAAAGCTCCTAAGAACAGTGCAATAGTAGACATGGTGTTGAACGCTGGAGCGATTCCATTGTGCATTACCAACACATCGGAGTTATGCTGTTCCATTCACAGCTCGAACGTTCTAACTGGAGTGACGAAGAATCCATATGACACCAGGCTGTCCCCTGGAGGATCCTCGGGCGGAGAG GGAGCATTGCTTGCTAGTGGAGGGTCTGTGCTCGGCTTCGGCTCGGATTTACTCGGTTCCATAAGAGTACCTAGCCTTTTCAATGGCGTCTTTGGTCACAAACCTAGTCCAG GAATAATTTCGAACGAGGGACATTTTCCCTATTCCACTGACCCTACGTTCATGAAGATGCTGGTTGTTGGGCCGATGGCGAAGCACGCTACGGACCTCCGGTTTGCTATGAAAATCCTCACGCCGAACTTGAGCCAGACGTTACGTTTGGACGAGCCCATCAACCTGAAAACTATCCGAGTATTTTACCTGGAGCAGTTCGATAGTATCTGCGGCATAAACGACACCACGCAGGACATAAAGGACAAGATCAAGGACGCTGTGCGATACCTGAACGGGATCGGGGTGCACGTGGAAGAA CTGCCGCAAGATTACGTGAAGAATATGTACTTGCAGTTCATGGCTACCTTCGGCGATATCAAATTTCCTACTGTGGTGGAGACCCCGAAAGGTGACATG GCAGCCCCGTCGGTGGTCGAGTATCACAAGGGGTGGTTTGGATTATCAAAGTATTCGGCACAATTGTCGTTAACCAGGATGGTAGTGGAAGCAAATGGATTCATGTCGTCGCAAGATGTACAGGAAGTGCTTGCAGAAAGAGAGTTCCTTCGTAAAAAGCTGGAC ACTCTGCTGGATGAACGTACCGCAATTATAATGCCGACGTACGCGCAACCCACGACCTACCCTGCAGAAATTGTCCTGCAAACTGATTGTGCAGTGTACTGCGCGTTCTGCAATTTTATGTACTGTCCAGCGACCCACGTACCAATGGGATTGAACGAAGACGATCTACCTGTTGGATTCCAG GTGGTGGCTGCCTGCAACCAAGATCGTATTTGTCTAACAATTGCTGAAGAATTAGAGAGAGCTTTCGGTGGCTGGGTGCCACCCCCTAGTTGA